In Calliopsis andreniformis isolate RMS-2024a chromosome 6, iyCalAndr_principal, whole genome shotgun sequence, a single genomic region encodes these proteins:
- the LOC143181153 gene encoding constitutive coactivator of PPAR-gamma-like protein 1 homolog isoform X1 encodes MGIQDLQVFLDNNYIQGGSVPVDLLKIARTITQRQHNRVGKTQQLHSGKLRLVLDGECCLDRLYGGYFSDWACGGQWNRMLQFLAVLIQTTDMSGLELAVFFNGCFESPRRADWIQNQLQVRIKVNNVLKHISTKGTPPPKIWWTPPVCLRTSLRMALRHLNVTVLCSMDDHHQEVIAYCRENNFNGLIADDAEYAAFDPPRYFSSEQLKLTFKGSLDTKEYILPELLKSLNIPPDKLCLLAALLGNYILTENDLAEFYKKLNVNTNLNKVNVEHTIKTIANFVKDLPSVELDVVSQKVFGSLSDPRCSKLRQSVQYYINGTKEGFLHYKPVKPNRVPKLDSKQNIQAQSNLSEAPSTSDGDSNLETSRFASETVESERESLNAYKQATANAKSAPQIVIDPPGIQGHGDADNIRAEEQSNGHAINGTHNLLISSSSSSSSSSATSPSHATADSARQAEKTTTIPTTVPEVMRTASERHQKGLMSPHIYQILIAGEIKLPVLLEDENHCEFPSIHLIYRPVRQMVYAILFNLHHRMYLATKSKEKGDSEKIEVPDVVIKEWVWSKSNPYQTPELVKAEQIGWGVPTIQRLWFGTGIDDKRRRLRGFLTCMRSDTPLMLNTSYVPQHLLVMACVLRYIMSFSDKIKILRRQELDAFIAQAFSPELMNAQYLQDLQLPLVTSRGVQLATLFMAGVETALLANDACGAPIPWLMCCPWLFFDGKLFHHTLARATLAKNLLELCSGNIDRVVKVERMRKAILEGINVVFARPPIPVAPGIRVSVPQNLLAAGCTINDGLMRGRGSGTMPQRGLMRRPIPSRGGQLEIAGVVVGQWGPNYGQPGRLPQSLQGHSRGRIPPQMYLMATKKQLDEVTSIGGLKYSFPRGFTPMGRPTFQTRGTNRTQIAGRGKKTQMKVTGKKKTTVKKTKECEKKDSKGRGNTVDGITDYNDSIPNMNATKDALPVPGQFEDAVENGKGIEKGQGDASLVAPVAAEN; translated from the exons ATGGGCATTCAAGATTTGCAAGTCTTTTTGGATAATAATTATATACAAGGAGGATCTGTACCCGTGGATCTATTGAAAATAGCACGTACTATTACACAAAGGCAACATAATCGTGTTGGCAAAACGCAACAATTGCATTCTGGAAAACTAAGACTGGTTCTAGATGGAGAATGCTGTTTAGATAGATTATATGGAGGTTACTTTTCAG ATTGGGCTTGTGGAGGACAATGGAACCGAATGCTACAATTCTTGGCAGTTTTAATACAAACGACAGATATGTCAGGCTTAGAATTAGCTGTATTCTTTAATGGATGTTTTGAATCTCCTCGACGAGCAGACTGGATTCAGAATCAGTTGCAAGTGCGAATTAAAGTGAACAAT GTATTGAAACATATTTCAACAAAGGGTACTCCACCACCAAAAATTTGGTGGACTCCACCAGTGTGTCTGAGAACTAGTCTACGTATGGCTTTGCGACATTTGAATGTTACTGTT TTATGTAGTATGGATGATCATCATCAAGAAGTAATTGCTTATTGCCGAGAAAATAACTTCAATGGTTTGATTGCTGATGATGCAGAGTATGCTGCTTTTGATCCTCCACGGTATTTCTCATCTGAGCAGTTAAAACTTACATTCAAA GGTTCTCTTGATACAAAAGAATATATTCTGCCAGAACTTTTAAAATCATTGAATATTCCACCTGATAAACTATGTTTGCTAGCTGCATTGCTCGGAAATTATATTTTGACCGAGAATGATCTGGCCGAATTTTATAAGAAATTGAACGTTAACACTAATTTGAATAAAGTTAACGTAGAGCACACGATAAAAACGATTGCCAATTTTGTCAAAGACCTTCCATCCGTTGAACTGGACGTAGTATCGCAAAAGGTATTTGGATCTTTGTCGGATCCAAGGTGTTCTAAACTAAGGCAATCTGTTCAGTACTATATAAATGGAACTAAAGAAGGATTTCTACATTATAAACCTGTAAAACCAAACAGAG TACCAAAATTGGACtctaagcaaaatatacaagcgCAGTCAAATTTATCCGAAGCACCGTCGACTTCGGACGGCGATTCTAACTTAGAGACATCCAGATTCGCATCTGAAACTGTAGAAAGTGAACGTGAAAGTTTAAATGCGTATAAACAAGCAACCGCAAATGCTAAGTCTGCGCCGCAAATTGTAATAGATCCACCTGGTATTCAAGGTCATGGGGACGCCGATAACATTAGGGCGGAAGAACAAA GTAACGGACACGCTATCAACGGCACACACAATCTTTTAATTAGTTCGTCGAGTTCGAGCAGTAGTTCTTCCGCTACGTCTCCGTCCCATGCGACGGCTGATTCTGCAAGACAGGCAGAAAAAACAACGACTATCCCTACTACGGTGCCCGAAGTAATGCGCACCGCGTCCGAGAGACATCAAAAGGGACTGATGTCTCCGCACATTTATCAAATTCTCATTGCGGGCGAGATTAAGCTACCAGTGCTTCTGGAAGATGAAAATCACTGCGAGTTTCCTTCTATTCATCTTATCTACAGACCCGTCAGGCAGATGGTATACGCgatattgttcaatcttcatcatCGAATGTATTTAGCTACTAAGAGTAAAGAGAAAGGTG ATAGCGAAAAAATTGAAGTCCCTGACGTTGTGATAAAGGAGTGGGTATGGTCAAAATCGAATCCATATCAAACTCCAGAGTTAGTGAAAGCAGAGCAAATTGGTTGGGGCGTTCCTACCATTCAGCGTTTATGGTTTGG CACAGGCATAGATGACAAGCGTCGCCGACTGAGAGGATTCTTGACCTGTATGAGGTCTGATACGCCTCTTATGCTGAATACTTCCTACGTACCACAGCATCTCTTAGTCATGGCTTGTGTGTTAAG ATATATAATGTCGTTCTCGGATAAAATAAAGATTCTACGCCGTCAGGAACTAGATGCTTTCATTGCGCAAGCATTTTCACCCGAGCTTATGAATGCTCAGTATTTACAAGATCTCCAG CTTCCCTTAGTGACATCCCGCGGAGTACAATTAGCCACGCTATTTATGGCTGGTGTTGAAACTGCTCTCTTAGCCAACGATGCTTGTGGTGCACCGATCCCTTGGTTGATGTGTTGTCCGTGGTTATTCTTTGATGGAAAATTGTTCCATCATACGCTGGCTCGTGCTACGCTCGCTAAAAATTTATTAGAACTTTGTAGTGGCAATATAGACCGTGTTGTAAAAGTTGAACGAATGAGGAAAGCCATACTTGAAGGCATTAACGTTGTTTTTGCACGTCCACCGATACCTGTCGCACCAG GTATTCGTGTGTCAGTACCTCAGAATCTTTTGGCCGCTGGATGCACGATAAATGATGGTTTAATGCGAGGTCGTGgtagtggaacaatgcctcagcgtGGACTGATGCGTCGTCCTATACCATCCCGTGGTGGTCAGTTAGAAATTGCTGGAGTTGTTGTGGGTCAATGGGGTCCGAATTATGGACAGCCAGGTCGTCTACCTCAATCCCTGCAGGGACACTCACGTGGACGAATTCCGCCACAG ATGTATTTAATGGCTACGAAGAAACAATTGGACGAG GTGACTTCGATAGGAGGTCTCAAGTACAGTTTCCCACGTGGTTTCACCCCCATGGGGCGGCCCACGTTTCAAACACGTGGAACCAATCGTACACAAATAGCAGGACGTGGAAAGAAAACACAGATGAAG GTGACTGGTAAGAAAAAGACCACCGTAAAAAAGACTAAAGAATGTGAGAAAAAAGACAGCAAAGGGAGAGGTAACACTGTTGATGGAATAACTGACTATAA TGACTCAATTccaaatatgaatgcaacaaaAGATGCACTGCCAGTACCAGGCCAATTTGAAGATGCCGTAGAAAACGGTAAAGGGATAGAAAAGGGCCAAGGAGATGCGTCGCTGGTCGCTCCGGTCGCTGCAGAAAACTAA
- the LOC143181153 gene encoding constitutive coactivator of PPAR-gamma-like protein 1 homolog isoform X2: MGIQDLQVFLDNNYIQGGSVPVDLLKIARTITQRQHNRVGKTQQLHSGKLRLVLDGECCLDRLYGGYFSDWACGGQWNRMLQFLAVLIQTTDMSGLELAVFFNGCFESPRRADWIQNQLQVRIKVNNVLKHISTKGTPPPKIWWTPPVCLRTSLRMALRHLNVTVLCSMDDHHQEVIAYCRENNFNGLIADDAEYAAFDPPRYFSSEQLKLTFKGSLDTKEYILPELLKSLNIPPDKLCLLAALLGNYILTENDLAEFYKKLNVNTNLNKVNVEHTIKTIANFVKDLPSVELDVVSQKVFGSLSDPRCSKLRQSVQYYINGTKEGFLHYKPVKPNRVPKLDSKQNIQAQSNLSEAPSTSDGDSNLETSRFASETVESERESLNAYKQATANAKSAPQIVIDPPGIQGHGDADNIRAEEQSNGHAINGTHNLLISSSSSSSSSSATSPSHATADSARQAEKTTTIPTTVPEVMRTASERHQKGLMSPHIYQILIAGEIKLPVLLEDENHCEFPSIHLIYRPVRQMVYAILFNLHHRMYLATKSKEKGDSEKIEVPDVVIKEWVWSKSNPYQTPELVKAEQIGWGVPTIQRLWFGTGIDDKRRRLRGFLTCMRSDTPLMLNTSYVPQHLLVMACVLRYIMSFSDKIKILRRQELDAFIAQAFSPELMNAQYLQDLQLPLVTSRGVQLATLFMAGVETALLANDACGAPIPWLMCCPWLFFDGKLFHHTLARATLAKNLLELCSGNIDRVVKVERMRKAILEGINVVFARPPIPVAPGIRVSVPQNLLAAGCTINDGLMRGRGSGTMPQRGLMRRPIPSRGGQLEIAGVVVGQWGPNYGQPGRLPQSLQGHSRGRIPPQVTSIGGLKYSFPRGFTPMGRPTFQTRGTNRTQIAGRGKKTQMKVTGKKKTTVKKTKECEKKDSKGRGNTVDGITDYNDSIPNMNATKDALPVPGQFEDAVENGKGIEKGQGDASLVAPVAAEN; encoded by the exons ATGGGCATTCAAGATTTGCAAGTCTTTTTGGATAATAATTATATACAAGGAGGATCTGTACCCGTGGATCTATTGAAAATAGCACGTACTATTACACAAAGGCAACATAATCGTGTTGGCAAAACGCAACAATTGCATTCTGGAAAACTAAGACTGGTTCTAGATGGAGAATGCTGTTTAGATAGATTATATGGAGGTTACTTTTCAG ATTGGGCTTGTGGAGGACAATGGAACCGAATGCTACAATTCTTGGCAGTTTTAATACAAACGACAGATATGTCAGGCTTAGAATTAGCTGTATTCTTTAATGGATGTTTTGAATCTCCTCGACGAGCAGACTGGATTCAGAATCAGTTGCAAGTGCGAATTAAAGTGAACAAT GTATTGAAACATATTTCAACAAAGGGTACTCCACCACCAAAAATTTGGTGGACTCCACCAGTGTGTCTGAGAACTAGTCTACGTATGGCTTTGCGACATTTGAATGTTACTGTT TTATGTAGTATGGATGATCATCATCAAGAAGTAATTGCTTATTGCCGAGAAAATAACTTCAATGGTTTGATTGCTGATGATGCAGAGTATGCTGCTTTTGATCCTCCACGGTATTTCTCATCTGAGCAGTTAAAACTTACATTCAAA GGTTCTCTTGATACAAAAGAATATATTCTGCCAGAACTTTTAAAATCATTGAATATTCCACCTGATAAACTATGTTTGCTAGCTGCATTGCTCGGAAATTATATTTTGACCGAGAATGATCTGGCCGAATTTTATAAGAAATTGAACGTTAACACTAATTTGAATAAAGTTAACGTAGAGCACACGATAAAAACGATTGCCAATTTTGTCAAAGACCTTCCATCCGTTGAACTGGACGTAGTATCGCAAAAGGTATTTGGATCTTTGTCGGATCCAAGGTGTTCTAAACTAAGGCAATCTGTTCAGTACTATATAAATGGAACTAAAGAAGGATTTCTACATTATAAACCTGTAAAACCAAACAGAG TACCAAAATTGGACtctaagcaaaatatacaagcgCAGTCAAATTTATCCGAAGCACCGTCGACTTCGGACGGCGATTCTAACTTAGAGACATCCAGATTCGCATCTGAAACTGTAGAAAGTGAACGTGAAAGTTTAAATGCGTATAAACAAGCAACCGCAAATGCTAAGTCTGCGCCGCAAATTGTAATAGATCCACCTGGTATTCAAGGTCATGGGGACGCCGATAACATTAGGGCGGAAGAACAAA GTAACGGACACGCTATCAACGGCACACACAATCTTTTAATTAGTTCGTCGAGTTCGAGCAGTAGTTCTTCCGCTACGTCTCCGTCCCATGCGACGGCTGATTCTGCAAGACAGGCAGAAAAAACAACGACTATCCCTACTACGGTGCCCGAAGTAATGCGCACCGCGTCCGAGAGACATCAAAAGGGACTGATGTCTCCGCACATTTATCAAATTCTCATTGCGGGCGAGATTAAGCTACCAGTGCTTCTGGAAGATGAAAATCACTGCGAGTTTCCTTCTATTCATCTTATCTACAGACCCGTCAGGCAGATGGTATACGCgatattgttcaatcttcatcatCGAATGTATTTAGCTACTAAGAGTAAAGAGAAAGGTG ATAGCGAAAAAATTGAAGTCCCTGACGTTGTGATAAAGGAGTGGGTATGGTCAAAATCGAATCCATATCAAACTCCAGAGTTAGTGAAAGCAGAGCAAATTGGTTGGGGCGTTCCTACCATTCAGCGTTTATGGTTTGG CACAGGCATAGATGACAAGCGTCGCCGACTGAGAGGATTCTTGACCTGTATGAGGTCTGATACGCCTCTTATGCTGAATACTTCCTACGTACCACAGCATCTCTTAGTCATGGCTTGTGTGTTAAG ATATATAATGTCGTTCTCGGATAAAATAAAGATTCTACGCCGTCAGGAACTAGATGCTTTCATTGCGCAAGCATTTTCACCCGAGCTTATGAATGCTCAGTATTTACAAGATCTCCAG CTTCCCTTAGTGACATCCCGCGGAGTACAATTAGCCACGCTATTTATGGCTGGTGTTGAAACTGCTCTCTTAGCCAACGATGCTTGTGGTGCACCGATCCCTTGGTTGATGTGTTGTCCGTGGTTATTCTTTGATGGAAAATTGTTCCATCATACGCTGGCTCGTGCTACGCTCGCTAAAAATTTATTAGAACTTTGTAGTGGCAATATAGACCGTGTTGTAAAAGTTGAACGAATGAGGAAAGCCATACTTGAAGGCATTAACGTTGTTTTTGCACGTCCACCGATACCTGTCGCACCAG GTATTCGTGTGTCAGTACCTCAGAATCTTTTGGCCGCTGGATGCACGATAAATGATGGTTTAATGCGAGGTCGTGgtagtggaacaatgcctcagcgtGGACTGATGCGTCGTCCTATACCATCCCGTGGTGGTCAGTTAGAAATTGCTGGAGTTGTTGTGGGTCAATGGGGTCCGAATTATGGACAGCCAGGTCGTCTACCTCAATCCCTGCAGGGACACTCACGTGGACGAATTCCGCCACAG GTGACTTCGATAGGAGGTCTCAAGTACAGTTTCCCACGTGGTTTCACCCCCATGGGGCGGCCCACGTTTCAAACACGTGGAACCAATCGTACACAAATAGCAGGACGTGGAAAGAAAACACAGATGAAG GTGACTGGTAAGAAAAAGACCACCGTAAAAAAGACTAAAGAATGTGAGAAAAAAGACAGCAAAGGGAGAGGTAACACTGTTGATGGAATAACTGACTATAA TGACTCAATTccaaatatgaatgcaacaaaAGATGCACTGCCAGTACCAGGCCAATTTGAAGATGCCGTAGAAAACGGTAAAGGGATAGAAAAGGGCCAAGGAGATGCGTCGCTGGTCGCTCCGGTCGCTGCAGAAAACTAA